The Colletes latitarsis isolate SP2378_abdomen chromosome 14, iyColLati1, whole genome shotgun sequence genome has a segment encoding these proteins:
- the LOC143349656 gene encoding uncharacterized protein LOC143349656 — translation MPQTGLHKKQIFIASAKKQKKKETTPWWSKKTKTSSDERALPRKRLCYFLQLHPKTYLSAPVIIPFPPRSCGILGASTAIHRIAENGEFLSRIIPDECCWFTAQSRCGVSRITDNLVVRDTKVPFFTGHYFLSNPIILDVSFKNLNCTAFLDCSHHARDKEWFCQNNTMVHPSGMQAILRQKENCKFSNERNDGSYIVIGTTSNGSLSNLGDATDDEFDNECRNQMTLKIEESNSSKHSNVPLARPDGNVP, via the exons ATGCCACAAACCGGTTTGCACAAAAAACAGATCTTTATTGCATCagccaaaaaacaaaaaaagaagGAAACCACACCTTGGTGgtcgaaaaaaacaaaaacctctTCAGACGAGCGCGCTCTGCCG CGTAAAAGACTGTGTTACTTTCTTCAGCTACACCCGAAGACCTACCTCTCCGCTCCTGTGATCATTCCTTTCCCGCCGAGATCCTGCGGAATTCTAGGAGCCTCGACTGCCATTCACAGGATCGCGGAGAACGGAGAGTTCCTGTCCCGAATCATACCCGACGAGTGCTGTTGGTTCACTGCTCAATCAAGATGCGGAGTATCGAGGATCACGGACAACCTTGTGGTGAGAGACAC GAAAGTACCATTTTTTACTGGTCATTACTTTTTGTCAAACCCAATAATATTAGACGTTAGTTTTAAAAATTTG AATTGCACTGCATTTTTGGACTGTTCTCATCATGCACGAGATAAAGAATGGTTCTGTCAGAACAACACGATGGTCCATCCGTCGGGGATGCAAGCTATACTGCGTCAAAAAGAGAATTGCAAATTTTCGAACGAGAGAAACGACGGAAGCTACATAGTAATTGGCACCACCAGCAACGGAAGCCTAAGTAATCTCGGCGATGCCACGGACGATGAATTTGATAACGAATGTAGAAATCAAATGACCCTGAAGATAGAAGAGAGCAACTCATCGAAACATTCTAATGTCCCTCTTGCAAGACCAGATGGAAATGTCCCATAA